In Flammeovirgaceae bacterium 311, one DNA window encodes the following:
- a CDS encoding group 1 glycosyl transferase (COG0438 Glycosyltransferase) — protein MTGRVKVVFASLLKPVDEPRMYDKLARSLGQTNKYDINIIGFKPKNIPADKSITFWPLFEFPRISLSRVLAPFKFFRKLLQLKPDLIILTSPDFLLISCLHKILFGSQLVYDVQENYYRNIIWSHGKPSFIRKLRATLLRWKEFIADRIIIQYILAERCYLTECSFITKPSLILENKARKPASLNVSELLPQQVIRILYSGTIAESYGIYDAVHLVDEMLKVYPKLELLVCGHCPSGEVFSTLYTMAQSRPWLVLQISSTPIPHQEILHQLSKAHFTLISYRLNPSNEHCMPTRVWEALAWEIPMILRQEHPWLELARHYKAGFGIDFLNPDQQLLHANLFSKKYYPDPLPEHVYWESQEHAWISLIDQIVVDYNLFTKGN, from the coding sequence ATGACTGGACGTGTAAAAGTGGTGTTTGCTTCTTTATTAAAACCGGTAGACGAACCCCGCATGTATGACAAGTTGGCTCGCTCACTCGGCCAAACAAATAAATATGACATTAATATCATAGGGTTTAAGCCGAAAAATATCCCGGCTGATAAGTCAATTACCTTCTGGCCCCTCTTTGAATTTCCCAGAATAAGCCTTTCAAGAGTATTGGCACCCTTTAAATTTTTCAGAAAACTGCTTCAATTGAAGCCTGACCTGATCATACTTACTTCTCCTGATTTCCTGCTGATTAGTTGCCTCCACAAAATTTTATTTGGCAGTCAGCTGGTGTATGATGTACAGGAGAATTATTACCGGAATATTATATGGTCTCATGGCAAGCCTTCCTTCATAAGAAAACTAAGGGCTACACTATTAAGGTGGAAAGAATTTATAGCCGATCGAATAATCATTCAATACATATTGGCAGAAAGATGTTATTTAACCGAATGTTCATTCATAACTAAACCCTCTTTAATTCTTGAGAACAAAGCACGTAAGCCTGCATCGCTGAATGTTAGTGAGCTGTTGCCCCAACAGGTGATTCGGATATTGTACTCCGGTACCATAGCAGAATCCTATGGTATTTATGATGCCGTACATCTTGTCGATGAGATGCTGAAAGTCTATCCTAAACTAGAGCTGCTGGTTTGTGGACATTGCCCTTCCGGGGAAGTCTTTAGCACCCTGTATACAATGGCTCAGAGCAGGCCCTGGCTGGTGTTGCAAATTTCGTCTACTCCAATTCCTCATCAGGAGATTTTACATCAGTTAAGCAAAGCTCATTTTACCCTGATCAGCTATCGCCTGAACCCTTCCAATGAGCACTGCATGCCTACCCGTGTATGGGAGGCACTTGCCTGGGAAATCCCGATGATCCTGCGTCAGGAACATCCATGGCTTGAGCTTGCCAGGCACTATAAAGCTGGCTTTGGCATCGACTTCCTGAATCCAGATCAGCAGCTACTGCATGCTAATCTGTTCAGTAAAAAATATTACCCTGACCCGCTGCCGGAGCATGTATACTGGGAGAGCCAGGAGCATGCCTGGATCAGTTTAATTGATCAAATCGTAGTGGATTATAACCTATTTACTAAAGGCAATTGA
- the dapD gene encoding 2,3,4,5-tetrahydropyridine-2,6-carboxylate N-succinyltransferase (COG2171 Tetrahydrodipicolinate N-succinyltransferase), giving the protein MELRDLIERAWDQRELLKDKDTQIAIKTVVDDLDRGIRRVAEPEGDGWKVHEWIKKAVILYFPIQTMQTIELGPFEFHDKIKLKTGFARQGVRVVPHALARYGSYISSGVVLMPSYVNIGAYVDEGTMVDTWATVGSCAQIGKHVHLSGGVGIGGVLEPVQAAPVVVEDGAFIGSRCILVEGVRVGKEAVLGANVTLTASSKIIDITGSEPVEYKGYVPERCVVIPGTYQKKFPAGEYGVPCALIIGKRKASTDLKTSLNDALRENNVAV; this is encoded by the coding sequence ATGGAACTACGAGACTTAATTGAAAGAGCCTGGGATCAGCGCGAACTGCTGAAAGATAAAGATACACAGATCGCCATCAAAACGGTGGTAGATGATTTAGACCGCGGCATCCGCAGAGTAGCAGAACCCGAGGGCGATGGCTGGAAGGTGCATGAATGGATTAAAAAGGCTGTGATCCTTTACTTCCCGATTCAGACCATGCAGACGATCGAGCTGGGTCCCTTTGAATTTCACGACAAGATCAAACTCAAAACCGGTTTCGCCCGGCAGGGTGTACGGGTAGTTCCACATGCGCTGGCACGCTATGGTTCCTACATCAGCTCCGGGGTGGTGCTGATGCCTTCTTATGTAAATATTGGCGCCTATGTAGATGAAGGCACCATGGTAGACACCTGGGCAACTGTTGGCTCCTGCGCACAGATTGGCAAGCACGTACACCTTAGCGGGGGGGTGGGCATCGGCGGTGTGCTGGAACCGGTGCAGGCAGCCCCTGTAGTGGTGGAAGACGGCGCCTTTATAGGCTCCCGCTGTATATTAGTAGAGGGCGTACGGGTAGGCAAAGAAGCCGTACTGGGAGCCAATGTAACCTTAACTGCTTCCTCCAAGATCATAGATATAACAGGCTCCGAACCAGTAGAGTATAAAGGCTACGTTCCGGAAAGATGCGTTGTGATTCCAGGTACGTACCAGAAGAAGTTTCCGGCAGGAGAGTATGGCGTTCCCTGTGCCCTGATCATAGGTAAACGCAAGGCCAGCACCGACCTCAAAACATCTTTGAATGATGCTTTAAGGGAAAACAATGTGGCTGTATAA
- a CDS encoding DNA/RNA non-specific endonuclease (COG1864 DNA/RNA endonuclease G, NUC1): MKRYSNTKKFLFWFFLFLLVLFALVVVWRGLKNGASMRLPETLKEQPREEQRTEPEDETVDISLAELAEQSHFGWPASPFHVLELLEFKAYALAYDEAHEQAAWVAYRLLAREKGVKHERYDRFMADNRVSTGSADPDDYSNSGYDRGHLAPAGDFSADKEAMKESFYMSNMSPQEPSFNRGIWSKLENQVRNWADEHEEVWVITGPVLLNQKRLKKIGNNKVSVPRYYYKVVLDVREPEIKMIGFVMKNSGSSEPLNNFILPVDSIESLTGLDFFPMLPDELEEAMESRSSAVGWF; the protein is encoded by the coding sequence ATGAAAAGATACTCTAATACAAAAAAGTTTCTGTTTTGGTTTTTCCTTTTCCTGTTGGTATTGTTTGCACTGGTGGTAGTCTGGAGAGGTTTGAAGAACGGTGCATCGATGCGCCTTCCGGAAACCCTGAAAGAGCAGCCCAGGGAAGAGCAAAGAACAGAGCCCGAAGATGAAACAGTTGATATTTCACTGGCAGAATTAGCAGAACAATCACATTTTGGATGGCCTGCCTCCCCTTTTCATGTATTAGAACTGTTAGAGTTTAAAGCCTATGCCCTGGCTTATGATGAAGCACATGAGCAGGCAGCCTGGGTAGCTTATCGGCTGCTTGCCAGGGAAAAAGGGGTGAAACATGAAAGATATGATAGATTTATGGCAGATAACCGGGTGTCTACAGGTTCTGCTGATCCGGATGATTACAGTAATTCAGGCTACGACCGTGGCCACTTGGCTCCTGCCGGCGATTTTTCTGCAGATAAAGAAGCGATGAAGGAATCGTTTTACATGAGCAACATGAGTCCGCAGGAACCTTCCTTCAACAGAGGCATTTGGAGCAAGCTTGAGAATCAGGTCAGGAATTGGGCTGATGAACATGAAGAAGTGTGGGTGATCACGGGTCCTGTGTTGCTGAACCAGAAAAGATTGAAAAAAATTGGGAATAACAAGGTGAGTGTGCCACGGTACTACTATAAGGTTGTGCTGGATGTGCGTGAGCCTGAAATCAAAATGATTGGTTTTGTCATGAAGAATAGTGGTTCATCAGAGCCGCTCAATAATTTTATATTACCTGTAGATAGTATAGAATCTTTAACAGGGCTGGATTTTTTTCCCATGCTACCAGATGAACTGGAAGAAGCAATGGAGAGCCGATCTTCTGCAGTGGGTTGGTTTTAG
- a CDS encoding hypothetical protein (COG2081 Predicted flavoproteins) — MNQKKRIVIIGGGAAGFYGALRAASLNPKAQITIFEKSTKLLSKVKVSGGGRCNVTHHCFQPAALAANYPRGQKFLKRLFQTFGAEDTCQWFEKRGLPLVAEQDGRMFPVTNSSQSVIDMFLEEAEKYKIAVVTHTSIESITKNTHGAFEINTNRKSFTADKVLIATGGAPKTESYDWITRLGHSVASPVPSLFTFNIPDRSLHELAGISVPNASVRIETTKLSYEGPLLITHWGLSGPAVLKLSAFGARWIYDQQYRFATQVRWITEEKEEGVRQHLKSYAIHNPKQQVLKHPLFELPQRLWQFLCLKAGVQQEQRWLDLSKKIQNRLLEVLYRDRYEVFGKTTFKEEFVTCGGVSLAEIEPDTMESRLLPGLFFAGEVLDIDGITGGFNFQAAWTTAWVAGSSM, encoded by the coding sequence TTGAATCAGAAAAAACGAATTGTAATAATTGGTGGGGGTGCTGCCGGTTTTTACGGGGCTCTTCGGGCTGCTTCCTTAAATCCCAAAGCTCAGATTACCATTTTTGAAAAATCAACCAAACTACTTAGTAAAGTAAAGGTAAGCGGGGGCGGACGCTGTAATGTTACCCATCACTGCTTTCAGCCTGCTGCACTAGCTGCTAATTATCCCCGAGGCCAGAAGTTTCTGAAAAGGCTGTTTCAAACATTTGGAGCTGAAGATACCTGCCAGTGGTTTGAAAAAAGAGGATTACCCCTGGTTGCCGAACAGGATGGCAGAATGTTTCCGGTAACCAACAGCTCACAGAGCGTTATAGATATGTTTTTAGAGGAAGCCGAAAAGTATAAGATTGCTGTTGTCACCCATACAAGCATTGAATCCATCACCAAAAATACCCATGGTGCATTCGAGATCAACACCAATCGAAAATCGTTTACTGCAGATAAAGTGCTGATAGCTACCGGAGGAGCCCCAAAGACTGAAAGCTATGACTGGATTACCCGTCTTGGCCATTCCGTAGCATCCCCGGTACCCAGTTTATTTACTTTTAATATTCCTGATAGAAGCCTTCATGAGCTGGCAGGTATTTCGGTACCCAATGCTTCTGTACGCATCGAAACTACAAAGCTAAGCTATGAAGGTCCGCTGCTGATCACCCACTGGGGCCTGAGCGGACCGGCAGTTTTAAAACTTTCTGCCTTTGGCGCACGCTGGATCTATGACCAGCAATACCGTTTTGCAACACAGGTACGTTGGATTACAGAGGAGAAAGAGGAAGGAGTAAGGCAGCATTTGAAATCCTATGCCATTCATAATCCAAAACAACAGGTACTAAAACATCCTTTATTTGAGTTACCGCAACGCCTGTGGCAGTTTTTATGCCTGAAAGCAGGTGTGCAACAGGAGCAGCGCTGGCTTGATTTATCGAAGAAAATCCAAAACCGCCTGCTGGAAGTGCTTTACCGGGATCGTTATGAGGTCTTTGGAAAAACAACCTTCAAAGAAGAGTTTGTAACCTGCGGGGGTGTTTCCCTGGCCGAAATAGAACCTGACACCATGGAAAGTCGCCTGCTACCAGGTTTATTTTTTGCAGGAGAAGTATTGGATATTGATGGTATTACCGGCGGGTTTAACTTTCAGGCAGCCTGGACTACCGCCTGGGTGGCAGGATCAAGTATGTAA
- a CDS encoding 3-hydroxybutyryl-CoA dehydrogenase (COG1250 3-hydroxyacyl-CoA dehydrogenase), producing MKNITVIGSGTMGNGIAHVFAQKGYQVSLVDINAQALQRAMATIEKNLDRQLTKGVIEEKDKKEALANISTYTALDEGAKNADLVVEAATENETVKLELFRKLDEVCPPSAILASNTSSISITRIAAATNRPEKVIGMHFMNPVPVMKLIEVIRGYATADDITREIMQLSEKLDKVPVEVNDYPGFIANRILMPMINEAMYSLYEGVAGVREIDTVMKLGMAHPMGPLQLADFIGLDVCLSILRVLQEGFGNPKYAPCPLLVNMVTAGHLGAKSGRGFYSYSHGTKDLVVADRFR from the coding sequence ATGAAGAACATTACTGTAATAGGTTCCGGTACCATGGGTAATGGAATAGCACATGTTTTTGCTCAAAAGGGTTACCAGGTATCGCTGGTGGATATTAATGCACAAGCCCTGCAGCGCGCAATGGCAACCATCGAAAAAAATCTGGACCGCCAGCTTACTAAGGGAGTTATAGAGGAAAAGGATAAAAAAGAAGCACTGGCCAACATCAGTACCTATACAGCACTGGATGAAGGAGCAAAAAATGCAGACCTGGTGGTGGAAGCGGCAACAGAAAATGAAACTGTAAAACTGGAACTCTTCCGCAAGCTGGATGAAGTATGCCCCCCTTCTGCTATTCTTGCCAGTAACACATCTTCCATTTCTATTACCCGTATTGCTGCAGCAACCAACAGACCAGAAAAGGTAATTGGCATGCACTTTATGAATCCGGTGCCTGTGATGAAACTGATCGAAGTGATCAGGGGATATGCCACAGCCGATGATATTACCCGTGAGATTATGCAGCTGTCGGAAAAACTGGATAAAGTACCGGTTGAGGTAAATGATTATCCGGGCTTCATTGCCAACAGAATACTAATGCCCATGATCAATGAAGCTATGTATAGTTTATACGAGGGTGTGGCAGGTGTCCGTGAAATCGATACCGTCATGAAATTAGGAATGGCGCATCCCATGGGACCACTGCAGCTGGCAGATTTCATAGGCCTGGATGTGTGCCTGTCTATCCTAAGAGTTTTGCAGGAAGGCTTTGGCAATCCGAAGTATGCACCCTGTCCACTACTGGTAAACATGGTAACAGCCGGACATTTGGGTGCCAAAAGTGGCAGAGGCTTTTACAGCTACAGCCATGGAACCAAAGATTTGGTGGTGGCCGATCGATTCAGGTAG
- a CDS encoding amine oxidase (COG1233 Phytoene dehydrogenase and related proteins): MYYDVLIVGAGVAGLTAALELHRAGKKVLILEATDRVGGRIATDEVDGYLLDRGFQVLLSAYPETQRYLNYSKLNLQHFGAGALLMNKGNKDLFADPLRHPSHVFSSMLSSVGSLQDKLKLFWLKQEVKSTPIDDLFKTPEQSTYDKLKEIGFSEKIIRNFFRPFFGGIFLERELYTSSRMFMFVFKMFSESWASLPAGGMQAIPFQLAAQLPPETIRLNHRVKFIDNNVVTISGGEELNAHKILVATEACGLVQDYLPQIKTACLGTTNIYFWSDKSPMRGAWIMLNTEPKAFVNNVAVLTEVNRSYAPRGKHLISVSCNGVVEENTQAAIKRVKQELHPYFGEKVQHWHHLKTYKIRYALPEQMHVQHQIAASSLRIKNDIFMCGDFLLNGSINGAIRSGALVADAILKH, translated from the coding sequence ATGTATTACGATGTATTAATAGTAGGTGCTGGTGTTGCCGGCCTGACTGCTGCCCTTGAGCTGCACCGGGCGGGGAAAAAAGTACTGATTCTTGAAGCCACCGACAGAGTAGGTGGGCGTATTGCTACAGACGAGGTAGATGGATATCTGCTTGACCGTGGTTTCCAGGTGCTCCTTTCGGCTTATCCGGAAACCCAACGGTATCTCAATTACTCCAAATTAAATCTCCAGCACTTTGGGGCCGGAGCTCTCTTAATGAATAAAGGCAATAAAGATCTCTTTGCCGATCCGCTGCGACATCCCTCACATGTGTTCAGCAGCATGCTTTCATCTGTTGGCAGCCTGCAGGACAAACTGAAACTTTTCTGGCTAAAGCAGGAAGTAAAGAGCACCCCCATAGATGACCTTTTCAAAACTCCGGAGCAAAGTACCTATGACAAATTAAAGGAGATTGGCTTTTCAGAAAAGATTATCAGGAACTTTTTCAGGCCTTTTTTCGGTGGCATATTTCTGGAACGTGAGCTATATACCTCCAGTAGAATGTTCATGTTTGTTTTCAAAATGTTCAGCGAAAGCTGGGCAAGTCTGCCGGCAGGAGGTATGCAGGCCATCCCTTTTCAGCTGGCAGCGCAGTTACCCCCGGAAACAATACGGTTGAACCATAGAGTGAAATTCATAGACAATAATGTTGTCACTATATCTGGTGGAGAAGAGCTGAACGCCCATAAAATTCTGGTGGCTACGGAGGCCTGCGGCCTGGTACAAGACTACCTGCCTCAGATAAAAACTGCCTGCCTGGGCACTACCAATATCTACTTCTGGTCAGATAAATCTCCTATGCGCGGCGCCTGGATTATGCTGAATACGGAGCCTAAAGCTTTTGTTAATAATGTGGCGGTGCTGACAGAAGTGAACCGTTCTTATGCACCCCGGGGGAAGCACCTTATTTCTGTGAGCTGCAATGGAGTGGTGGAGGAAAATACACAGGCTGCCATTAAAAGGGTAAAGCAGGAATTGCATCCTTACTTTGGCGAAAAAGTACAACACTGGCATCACCTGAAGACCTACAAAATTCGCTATGCACTGCCGGAACAAATGCATGTGCAGCACCAGATTGCTGCCAGCAGCCTGCGCATCAAAAATGATATTTTTATGTGTGGAGACTTCCTGCTGAATGGCTCCATCAACGGAGCCATCAGGAGCGGAGCCCTGGTAGCAGATGCCATCCTAAAACACTAG
- a CDS encoding hypothetical protein (COG2220 Predicted Zn-dependent hydrolases of the beta-lactamase fold): MGKYVYNSSLPFVKANFNGNRVNDDQFTNYPYPDPDPSFKKVIKWKLSTNPQKKEKKADTFKLIPQFLPQLPEAPDSYLIWLGHATFLIKLGDVTILTDPIVGKLPFIRRKAPLPIAVDEIKGIDYILISHAHRDHYDQKSLNKILKNNPGVEVLGPLRISNLLNKLPVQPPHQEAGWYQQFEVKKDVKLVYLPAIHWHRRGLFDLNEILWGSFYISDRNKSIFFAGDTAYNKHFKTIADVMGKTNICLMPIGAYKPEAMMQSSHLSPDEAVKAFNQLNAEVMIPMHYGTFDISDEPLGEPIRRLESLTEEGILNGKLQVLQPGEIFPI, encoded by the coding sequence ATGGGCAAATATGTCTATAATTCCAGTCTGCCGTTTGTAAAAGCTAATTTCAATGGAAACAGGGTCAACGACGACCAGTTTACCAATTATCCTTATCCCGATCCTGATCCAAGTTTCAAAAAAGTGATCAAGTGGAAGCTGAGTACCAACCCTCAGAAAAAGGAAAAAAAAGCCGATACTTTTAAGTTGATTCCACAGTTTCTGCCACAGTTGCCCGAGGCACCAGATAGCTACCTGATCTGGCTGGGACATGCAACATTTTTGATCAAATTAGGCGATGTTACCATCCTCACCGATCCCATTGTTGGCAAACTTCCATTTATCAGACGGAAAGCACCCCTGCCTATAGCCGTCGATGAAATCAAGGGAATAGATTATATCCTGATTTCTCATGCGCACAGGGATCACTATGATCAAAAATCACTCAACAAAATCCTCAAAAATAATCCGGGAGTAGAAGTGCTGGGGCCGCTACGTATTAGTAATTTGTTGAATAAGTTACCAGTTCAGCCTCCACACCAGGAAGCAGGCTGGTATCAGCAATTTGAGGTAAAGAAGGATGTGAAGCTGGTGTATTTGCCGGCTATACACTGGCACCGTAGAGGGCTCTTCGATCTGAACGAAATACTGTGGGGAAGCTTCTATATTTCTGATAGAAACAAAAGTATTTTCTTTGCAGGCGACACTGCTTACAACAAGCATTTCAAAACCATTGCCGATGTGATGGGGAAGACCAACATTTGCCTGATGCCGATCGGTGCTTATAAACCGGAAGCCATGATGCAGTCTTCGCACCTCTCTCCGGATGAGGCGGTCAAGGCTTTCAACCAGCTGAATGCAGAGGTGATGATCCCCATGCATTATGGTACTTTTGATATATCTGATGAGCCGCTGGGTGAACCGATCCGAAGACTGGAGAGCCTGACGGAAGAGGGAATCCTGAACGGAAAATTACAGGTGCTACAGCCTGGAGAAATTTTTCCTATTTGA
- a CDS encoding ompa/motb domain protein (COG2885 Outer membrane protein and related peptidoglycan-associated (lipo)proteins): MPEQINSDYIEIRPFITGDGKTLYFGRREHPDNNKGEKDLQDIYVVRREGTGWGEPENLGEPINNRFSNSLFGISPEGDELLMLNTYKKVDGPLARFKKQNGKWVDPESVVIEDFHNYSEYLDFFQNYTEDVLLMALEREDSRGEQDIYVSFPKEDGSWSKPLNLGPGVNTKKSEFAPFMAPDGRTLFFCSYGLKGRGGADIYYVQRLDETWIKWSSPVNLGEPINSSGEETFFSVTDDARDIYYVSYRHGSEKRDIYKSPLLPRIELLPPMPTHKSLVAINRNIRTVQTQVPNTEAVAAADDTFTDTEDAAMTAAANDFPEEREGESMNATGAVTVGQPDQSAESTGTQELQSGITVQAQNGTTPLAGIEIRHKEVASDIPDMQQFSILRNIYYDFNQTSLRKGAYETIIQNVIRFLNENPSAKLKVVGHADEMGTKKANLEVSQRRAQLLKKHLVEQGVAAERILVHFRGEEEPLASNDDDREGRELNRRAEFFVLMPAAGK, encoded by the coding sequence TTGCCCGAACAAATAAATTCTGATTACATAGAGATCCGCCCCTTTATTACCGGTGATGGTAAGACACTTTACTTTGGCAGAAGAGAGCATCCGGACAATAACAAAGGTGAAAAAGACTTACAGGACATTTATGTAGTGCGTCGGGAAGGTACTGGCTGGGGTGAGCCGGAAAATCTGGGAGAGCCCATCAATAATAGGTTCTCCAACAGCCTTTTTGGTATCAGCCCCGAAGGTGATGAGCTTTTGATGCTGAACACCTACAAAAAAGTAGATGGGCCGCTTGCTAGATTTAAGAAGCAAAATGGCAAATGGGTTGATCCGGAATCGGTCGTGATTGAAGATTTCCACAACTACAGTGAGTACCTGGATTTTTTTCAGAACTATACAGAAGATGTTTTGCTCATGGCCCTGGAGCGAGAGGATAGCCGCGGTGAGCAGGATATTTATGTGAGCTTTCCTAAAGAAGATGGCAGCTGGAGCAAACCCTTAAACCTGGGGCCCGGGGTAAATACAAAAAAATCTGAATTCGCCCCTTTTATGGCTCCTGACGGCCGCACGTTGTTTTTCTGCTCTTATGGACTGAAGGGCAGAGGTGGTGCCGATATTTACTATGTGCAAAGGCTTGATGAAACCTGGATTAAATGGTCCTCTCCGGTAAACCTGGGAGAACCCATCAACTCCAGCGGTGAAGAAACCTTCTTTTCTGTTACCGATGATGCAAGGGATATTTATTATGTATCGTATCGGCACGGATCCGAAAAGCGGGATATTTATAAAAGTCCTCTGCTGCCCAGGATAGAGCTGCTGCCTCCCATGCCTACACACAAATCGCTGGTGGCGATCAACAGAAATATACGGACCGTGCAAACACAGGTGCCTAATACAGAAGCTGTGGCTGCTGCCGATGATACATTTACTGATACAGAAGATGCTGCCATGACAGCAGCGGCGAATGATTTTCCTGAAGAGAGGGAAGGAGAGAGCATGAATGCGACCGGCGCTGTAACAGTTGGACAGCCGGATCAGTCAGCTGAAAGCACAGGCACACAGGAGTTACAGTCGGGCATTACAGTGCAGGCACAAAATGGAACCACGCCCCTAGCTGGCATTGAAATCAGGCACAAAGAAGTAGCCTCCGATATACCTGATATGCAGCAGTTCAGCATTCTTAGAAATATATATTATGACTTCAACCAGACCTCACTCCGGAAGGGTGCCTATGAAACCATCATTCAAAATGTAATTCGATTCTTGAATGAGAATCCATCGGCAAAGCTCAAAGTTGTAGGCCATGCCGATGAAATGGGAACTAAAAAAGCAAACCTGGAGGTGAGTCAGCGAAGAGCACAACTCCTGAAAAAACACCTGGTAGAGCAGGGTGTTGCTGCAGAACGGATCCTGGTTCATTTCAGAGGAGAGGAAGAGCCTCTTGCTTCTAATGATGACGACCGTGAGGGTCGTGAGCTGAACAGGCGGGCAGAGTTTTTTGTACTGATGCCAGCCGCAGGCAAGTAA